The proteins below are encoded in one region of Candidatus Krumholzibacteriota bacterium:
- a CDS encoding CHAT domain-containing protein: MRRAGRRRAPFAAIAVLAVVAGAFASVFAQAADAGRARVDTLAAGYALLDAGRNDEAAALFLREARRRPTGLESADGFVSALSRACRYDDAAERLRELASRANVLDRFLSGCDLRHEQAFERAALAFRGAAIAAAGADDGISAFTAWRAAARALVGARDAAGAMMVLGRADSLLAALANGQPEFARIAPALGADLLTTAGEAYDLVDRLDEADSIYALALGTAEDLGLERVRAAALNGRARVREKRQLATEAASLYRSALRIERRLGDRRLVAALLNNLGQTAIRLGDRAEGRARLEEALAISRECGLDWMLGYVFYGLGAIAEAEGDRAAAIDRFRRSTDSHREAGNTWGEYGSRMRLGYNLAMAGEYGEAVVHYEACVGHYEEIHSLYGLSWAVGGLALAYHRLGDFVAAERRYREALDVKLRLGDRAGAAWALNSIGMVFDLQGRYTEALAAEHEAMRLYGELGDRAGVGAVRFSMGSVRFYLGDYNEALAQYEEARAAALETGDDDLLQLVMSGIGSVYTAAKRPDLAGPVYRRFLDAARGSGDHARLLYALVNLASHLVETGDRAAARGYLDEAFRLLPDRGQAYIRARVLALIGDTEADPRDGIQRKTEALALARAAGIRDLEWKTLSAIGDLYLAAGDSAGALARQEEAVEAVEALGRSVTAAELRTHLLSQAILPYERAIALRFAGGDEAAAFVLAERSRAQALFAMLRRAFTRAAAGQAPAEEAAERPFRSRLAFLQARLQEPALGDGERRAYLAEIDSLELRLERVRLDRAPDDDLFAAADPAGVGLNKLFAVLRPGERLLSYMLGDDESWLFTAADGAVAVRMLPPRREIEERVRVFLGLYAVDSTVAPVPDEVVTAAEKEIFDLLVGPVADGMAPGERLVIVPDGLLHRLPFSLLRNHDRRLCDDHEIFFTPSLRVLGMLRRRDAGVRRRQLDMIAVGSGGASASGRVYPFTNVSVEPLPHAGEEASAVAAMFGRSVVLVGGDAEEGRFKDAFRRDAAMIHIASHSSVDDIDPRRSFIVLAPERADSTTEGGEDGILQWHEIASLSAGPALVVLSACRSAGGVIATGEGVMGLTQAFLHAGAACVLASRVDIPDRFANRFMTAFYRKLGEGGDAAGALGAAQREMAGAAVDPALWSGFVLVGDGAVAPVARRGIGASFIVVAALVAAGALFLVARRRSV; the protein is encoded by the coding sequence ATGAGGCGCGCCGGGCGCCGCCGGGCGCCCTTCGCGGCGATCGCCGTTCTCGCGGTCGTCGCGGGAGCGTTCGCATCCGTTTTCGCGCAGGCCGCCGATGCCGGCCGGGCGCGGGTGGATACCCTCGCGGCGGGATACGCGCTCCTCGACGCCGGGCGGAACGACGAGGCCGCGGCGCTCTTCCTGCGCGAGGCGCGCCGGCGGCCGACCGGTCTGGAGTCGGCCGACGGGTTCGTCTCGGCCCTGTCCCGCGCCTGCAGGTACGACGACGCCGCGGAGCGCCTCCGCGAGCTGGCTTCCCGCGCGAACGTTCTCGACCGTTTCCTCTCGGGATGCGATCTCCGCCACGAGCAGGCCTTCGAGCGGGCCGCCCTCGCCTTCCGCGGGGCCGCCATCGCCGCCGCCGGGGCGGATGACGGCATCTCGGCGTTCACGGCCTGGCGGGCCGCGGCGCGGGCGCTCGTCGGCGCGCGCGACGCGGCCGGGGCGATGATGGTGCTCGGGCGGGCCGATTCCCTGCTCGCCGCGCTCGCGAACGGTCAACCGGAGTTCGCGAGGATCGCGCCGGCTCTCGGGGCCGATCTTCTCACGACGGCGGGGGAGGCGTACGATCTCGTCGACCGCCTCGACGAGGCGGACAGCATCTACGCCCTCGCGCTCGGTACGGCGGAAGACCTGGGGCTCGAACGCGTGCGGGCCGCGGCGCTGAACGGCCGAGCGCGCGTCCGCGAGAAGCGGCAGCTCGCCACTGAGGCCGCCTCGCTGTACCGGAGCGCTCTCCGGATCGAGCGACGTCTCGGCGATCGGCGCCTCGTCGCGGCGCTTCTCAACAACCTCGGACAGACGGCGATCCGTCTCGGCGACCGGGCCGAGGGCCGCGCCCGCCTCGAGGAGGCCCTCGCCATCTCGCGGGAATGCGGGCTCGACTGGATGCTCGGGTACGTTTTCTACGGTCTCGGCGCCATCGCCGAGGCCGAGGGGGACAGGGCGGCGGCGATCGACCGCTTCAGGCGATCCACCGACAGCCACCGCGAGGCCGGCAATACGTGGGGGGAGTACGGTTCCCGCATGCGACTCGGCTACAACCTCGCAATGGCAGGCGAATACGGCGAGGCGGTGGTCCACTACGAGGCGTGCGTCGGGCACTACGAGGAGATCCACAGCCTCTACGGGCTGAGCTGGGCCGTCGGCGGCCTCGCGCTGGCGTATCACCGCCTGGGGGATTTCGTCGCCGCGGAACGGCGCTACCGCGAGGCGCTGGACGTGAAGCTCCGGCTCGGCGACCGCGCGGGCGCCGCATGGGCGCTGAACTCGATCGGGATGGTCTTCGACCTGCAGGGACGGTACACCGAGGCGCTTGCCGCCGAACACGAGGCGATGCGCCTGTACGGGGAACTCGGCGACCGGGCAGGCGTGGGAGCCGTCCGCTTCAGCATGGGATCGGTGAGATTCTACCTGGGCGACTACAACGAGGCACTCGCGCAGTACGAAGAGGCCCGCGCCGCCGCGCTCGAGACGGGCGACGACGATCTGCTCCAGCTCGTCATGAGCGGCATCGGGTCGGTCTACACGGCGGCGAAACGGCCGGACCTCGCCGGGCCGGTGTACCGGCGCTTCCTCGACGCGGCGCGCGGGTCGGGGGACCACGCGCGCCTTCTCTACGCGCTCGTCAATCTCGCCTCGCATCTCGTCGAGACGGGGGACCGGGCCGCTGCCCGCGGCTATCTCGACGAGGCGTTCCGTCTCCTTCCCGACCGGGGGCAGGCGTACATCCGCGCGCGCGTCCTCGCCCTCATCGGCGACACCGAGGCCGATCCGCGCGATGGGATCCAACGCAAAACGGAGGCGCTCGCGCTCGCGCGGGCCGCGGGGATACGCGATCTCGAGTGGAAGACGCTCAGCGCGATCGGCGACCTGTATCTCGCCGCCGGCGACAGCGCGGGCGCCCTCGCCCGCCAGGAGGAGGCCGTCGAGGCGGTGGAGGCGCTCGGGCGCAGCGTGACGGCCGCGGAGCTCCGCACCCACCTGCTCAGCCAGGCGATCCTGCCCTACGAGAGGGCGATCGCGTTGCGCTTCGCGGGGGGGGACGAGGCGGCCGCGTTCGTCCTCGCGGAGCGCTCGCGGGCGCAGGCGCTGTTCGCGATGCTCCGCCGGGCGTTCACGCGCGCGGCGGCCGGCCAGGCTCCGGCGGAAGAGGCTGCGGAGCGGCCCTTCCGTTCGCGGCTCGCCTTTCTCCAGGCCCGCCTGCAGGAGCCGGCGCTCGGCGACGGGGAGCGGCGGGCGTACCTCGCGGAGATCGATTCGCTCGAACTGCGCCTCGAACGCGTCCGACTCGACCGGGCGCCCGACGACGATCTCTTCGCCGCCGCCGATCCGGCCGGCGTCGGCCTAAACAAACTTTTCGCGGTCCTTCGCCCGGGGGAACGGTTGCTCTCGTACATGCTCGGCGACGACGAGTCCTGGCTCTTTACCGCCGCCGACGGTGCCGTGGCCGTTCGCATGCTGCCGCCGCGGCGGGAGATCGAGGAGCGCGTGCGCGTTTTTCTCGGCCTGTACGCGGTGGATTCCACCGTCGCCCCCGTGCCGGACGAGGTGGTCACCGCCGCGGAGAAGGAGATCTTCGATCTCCTGGTCGGTCCCGTCGCCGACGGAATGGCGCCGGGGGAACGGCTCGTGATCGTGCCCGACGGCCTGCTCCACCGGCTGCCCTTCTCCCTGTTGCGCAATCACGACCGGCGTCTCTGCGACGATCACGAGATCTTCTTCACGCCGTCCTTGCGCGTGCTCGGGATGCTCCGCCGCCGCGACGCGGGAGTTCGCCGCCGGCAGCTCGACATGATCGCCGTCGGCAGCGGAGGCGCATCGGCGAGCGGTCGCGTCTATCCCTTCACCAACGTCTCCGTCGAGCCCCTGCCGCACGCCGGCGAGGAGGCATCGGCCGTTGCCGCCATGTTCGGCCGCTCCGTCGTTCTCGTCGGCGGGGACGCGGAGGAGGGACGGTTCAAGGATGCCTTCCGCCGCGATGCGGCGATGATCCATATCGCCTCGCACAGCTCGGTGGACGACATCGATCCGCGCCGGTCATTCATCGTTCTCGCTCCGGAGCGGGCCGACTCGACGACCGAGGGCGGAGAAGACGGCATCCTGCAGTGGCACGAGATCGCCTCGCTTTCGGCCGGCCCCGCACTCGTCGTGCTCTCCGCCTGCCGGTCGGCCGGGGGAGTGATCGCCACCGGGGAGGGCGTCATGGGACTCACCCAGGCCTTCCTCCACGCGGGGGCCGCCTGTGTCCTCGCCTCCCGGGTCGATATCCCCGATCGTTTCGCCAACCGCTTCATGACGGCGTTCTACCGCAAACTCGGCGAAGGCGGCGACGCGGCCGGCGCGCTCGGCGCCGCGCAACGCGAGATGGCCGGCGCGGCGGTCGATCCGGCGCTCTGGTCCGGATTCGTTCTCGTCGGCGACGGCGCGGTCGCTCCGGTCGCACGCCGCGGGATCGGCGCGTCCTTCATCGTCGTCGCCGCGCTCGTCGCCGCCGGTGCCCTCTTTCTCGTCGCCCGCCGCCGATCCGTCTGA